The DNA sequence CAATTCTGGAATTGGCAGGGAGATATCCTGGTCCTGCGCTGCCAGATACAGGCGCGCGCGGCCCGCGACGAGATCGTCGGCGAACACGCCGGCCGTCTGCGCATCAGGATCCGGGCGGTTCCCGCCGATGGCGTGGCCAACCAGCGCCTGCGTCGCCTGCTGGCCGACGAGTTCGGTGTGGCGCCCGGCGCGGTTACGATTGGCAGCGGCCATTGCCATCGTTACAAGGCGGTGCATATCCTCGGCCCCGTACACCTGCCGGCTTGGCTTGCAGCCACCCGCGACGGAGCGCATCACCACCCGTCGGACCCAGGGGTTGCGACGTGAGCACACCGCCTGGCGCCGCTGACAGCGTTGGCATCGTCTGCCCGCAGCAGCAGCATTTCGATGAAGCGCTGGTGCTGGCCTGCGGCCGCGTATTGCCCGGCTATGACATCGTCTATGAAACCTACGGCACGCTGAATGCGCAGGGTTCCAATGCCGTGCTGGTGTGCCATGCGCTGAGCGGCGATCATCATGCCGCGGGGCGCCACACCGCCGGGGATCGCAAACCCGGCTGGTGGGACAACTGCATCGGTCCGGGCAAACCGATCGATACCACGCGTTTCTTCGTCGTCAGCCTCAACAATATCGGCGGCTGCGGCGGCAGCACCGGGCCCTGCAGCATCAACCCTGCCACTGGCAGAATATGGGGCCCCGACTTCCCTGCGGTAAGGGTACGCGACTGGGTGAGCACCCAGCTGCGGCTTGCCGAACACCTGGGTATCGGACGCTGGGCGGCAGTCATCGGCGGCAGCCTTGGCGGAATGCAGGCCATGCGCTGGGCCGTCGATCATCCGGATCGCATCGCCCACTGCATCGTGATCGCCGCGGCGCTGAAGCTTTCCGCGCAAAATCTCGCCTTCAACGAGATAGCGCGAAAAGCCATCACCGCGGACCCTGGCTTCCATGGCGGATGGTTTCTCGATCACGGAACCGTCCCGCGCCAGGGACTCGCCATTGCCCGCATGATCGGACATGTGACCTATCTCTCGGACGAACTGATGGGCGACCGCTTCGGCCGCGAGCGGCTGCAGGATGCCGGCGATCCGCACCCCCTGAACGAGTCTGAATTCCAGGTCCAGAGCTATCTGCGCTACCAGGGCGATACCTTTGCCGATCGCTTCGACGCCAATACCTATCTGTTGATGACGCACGCGCTCGATCAGTTCGATCTCGCGCGCG is a window from the Gammaproteobacteria bacterium genome containing:
- a CDS encoding homoserine O-acetyltransferase, producing the protein MSTPPGAADSVGIVCPQQQHFDEALVLACGRVLPGYDIVYETYGTLNAQGSNAVLVCHALSGDHHAAGRHTAGDRKPGWWDNCIGPGKPIDTTRFFVVSLNNIGGCGGSTGPCSINPATGRIWGPDFPAVRVRDWVSTQLRLAEHLGIGRWAAVIGGSLGGMQAMRWAVDHPDRIAHCIVIAAALKLSAQNLAFNEIARKAITADPGFHGGWFLDHGTVPRQGLAIARMIGHVTYLSDELMGDRFGRERLQDAGDPHPLNESEFQVQSYLRYQGDTFADRFDANTYLLMTHALDQFDLAREFGDDPIAAFRCARSRFLVMSFSSDWRFSPGRSREIVDALIAARRDASYLEIEANEGHDAFLLPIQRYHDALRSYLKRVAAGLESREGCDAR
- a CDS encoding DUF167 domain-containing protein, whose product is MTTMQFWNWQGDILVLRCQIQARAARDEIVGEHAGRLRIRIRAVPADGVANQRLRRLLADEFGVAPGAVTIGSGHCHRYKAVHILGPVHLPAWLAATRDGAHHHPSDPGVAT